gccaggcggtcacatgacctgacttaaacaagttgaaaaacgtattggggtgttaccatttactggtcaattgtacggaatatgtactgtactgtgcaatctactaataaaagttccaatcaatcaatcaaaagtgtgaaggaaaaaatacacttttttatttcaaccgtacatcccgtcaaaagtctaaagactgactgcacagttcctgtcttcacaataaaagtgccgctccatcgcgcctgcgctttcaaaataagagtctccgaaagccagtgcaaacaagctagcaagctacggagtttgccgccaatgtatttcttgtaaagtgtataaaaacgaatatggaagctggacaaataagaagccaaaaaccaaccactttcaggtggtattagacagaaaggaggaactttttttctcctccttttgaaaacatggacgttatcatcactactgtttgattacaatcaatgcaagtcatcagaatcaagtaatacaccaacttatattcttgtcttcatgaaagaaaggaatctatatgtgttaaacatgcttgtatattcattaaaacacctttaacatgtaaacaaaaacggcaaaataaataaatataaattatatactgtatacatcaatgtatgtatatatatatatatatatatgtgtgtatatatatatatatatatatatatatatatatatatatatatatatatatatatatatatatatatatatatatatatatatatatatatatatatgtgtgtgtgtgtgtgtatatgttactcatcagttactcagtacttgagtagttttttcacaacatactttttacttttactcaagtaaatatttgggtgactactccttacttttacttgagtaataaatctctaaagtaacagtactcttacttgtgtacaatttctggctactctacccacctctgctagcaAGCTAGCTAATAACTAGCTAGTATCAGTCAAGATACTAGCTCACTAGCTAACAACTAGCATGGATACTAGCTAGCTAATAGCTAGCtagtagctagctagctagctaataaCTAGCTAGCTAATAACTAGCTAGTATCTTGACTGGAGATATTCACTGAACATTTTGATTACCAATATTGGGATTGTACTAGTAGCTAGCTAATAGCTAGCTAGTATCTTGACTGGTGGTATTCACTGAACAGTGAATACCTAATAGCTAGCTAGCTACTAGTTAGCTATGCGCTAAAGCTTAGCTTCAGTGTTTACTGCTCAacatactttattttttaatggcaGTACAGTAcctgttttaattcattagtaccgccacCGGACACTTGGCTAGCCGCGTTTGTTAGCTTGTTAGCGCAGCTAATAAGCAGCGGTTGTCGAAAAAGGGCAGACTTTGTCCCGATACGGCGATCACAGTGTTCTCGCGTTTTAATCCGACATACTAAAGACGGTTTGAGCGCTCAACTCGGCTCGGCGTTGTTTTATTTTGCCGCGTGACGGACGCTTGTGAAGTGGCGAGGCGGCACGGGCGACGGCGGCGGCGCTTGCAAACAGTCAAACAAAAACGCGGGCGAGAGCAGAGCGACGGCATTAAAATTCAGAAGATAATTGCATCCGCTCGCACCCCCAGCCTGTTGAGAAAGTGCTACGTTTAATAGTCTCTATAAAGAAAATAGCTTTTTATCTCgctctcattttcattaattcctAATTGGGGTGGGGGGTTGTCTGTTATTATTTCTTAGATTAAAATAAACATCGCCCATCCCGTGTACAAACCCATCACACTACACGCGTGTGATAAGGACTTCATGCCTCTGTGGATAAATAAACAATTTCATCTCCACTGGTGGAATTAAGTTGCTTACAGCCTTAAGCTAAGACGctctcatttatatttatttatatttccctCCAAAGACTTAAAAGCACATTGCGGCTTTGGCAAATTAAGTTCACCCTCTTctatttttttcctttcttttttgacCTGCTTTATATGTATATCTTTAATTAGTGTCTTGTTTAGCTTAAACTGACTGATTATCGCACAGTCGTGACCTAATTACCGCGCTCGCTTTCCCGGCGCCCCGAGGAGCTCGCCAAAGTTACCTTAAAAACTTGTGTAATCATTAGCAACGAGCCTTGCTTAATCCCCATAAACGTGCACTTAAACGGCTGAAACACGCCCGCTGACGGCTTCATCGGACGCCGCCGTATGTGAAGGGTTTGAGCTCCGGGAAGAATGTGCAGCTGTGACTTCACTTTGTTGTTCTTCACTCCGTCTTCACATTGTTGCGCTTACAAGTACTTCGGAATCCGCATTAGACAATAAATGAAGGATTAACTGGAGAGCATTGGTGGTTCCCACACAGAAGGCCCCCCCCCCAGTTCAATCCCCGGCCAAGACGGGTTGTTTTTCCAGCAACCGTGAGTTAGCCGGCGGGAAAAACACCGGGGACATTCTGTAAAGTTTTGCTTCTTACCTGAAGAAGGAGACGAAGGATGCGGGCTGTCGTCCTGGACGCTTCCCGTCTGCGAGTGCCCGCCTCCGGCCCCGCTCTCCTCCGTCACGTTGGAGGAGCCCGGCGTGGTGGAGCGGCTGATGGACTGGGACTCGGGGTCGCTGGCCGAGCCGCGGCGTTCGTCCACGCTCTGTTGCTGGAGCGCCTCCTCCGTGTTTCTCCGGTCCTTGCCGTGGACGCGAGAGTGGACGACCATCTGGTGGTAGGTTCTGAAAACCCGGCCGCAGTCGGGGCATTCGGAGGGCTTGTCCTTCAGGTTTGAGAGGCCATAGTCCATGTTGGGGTTTCCCAAGGTGGGAGTGTCTGAACCGATGTGGTGAGGCATCAAGTCGAAGCCTCTAGCGTCGTCCTTCATGGATATCATGGCGGCGCTGGCGGCCTTGGAGCCCTGCAAGGCTTCAGAGAACTGCTTCTTAGAGCCATCGGTGGAAGCCATGAGGGCATAGTCTTGTTTCTCCTTGGAGTAGGACGCCATGGCGCCGTTCATGTCGTTTTCCTGCCCCGGCGTCGTGTGTTGCTGCGGCTCCTTGGGCATGAAAGCCCGGTCCATAGCCATGCCACGAGCCATGATCTGCCAAGCCTGGTAGCTGTTGAGGGAATCCATCTCTGCCACCTTGGCGGCGGCCTGCAGGCGTTCCATGCAGCTCGACTTGAGAGGCGGAACGAGGTTTAGGCAACCCAGGAGGGAACGCTTCTCGTTCTCGCCCAACCCGTGACCAATACCCGCCGCCATGGGTCCCAGTAGCTTCCCAAGCATTTCCTTTTCCTTCATGGCGATCCCGGCTTTGGCCAGCATTTGATGCTGCTCGCTCAAGCCCTGTTTGTCCGGGGAAAGGAAGCCTCCCTGGAGACAGGAGATGTAGCGGGAATAAAGGCTAGCGTGGGCTTCCTGAGCCAGGCTGCTCATGCTGTTAATGGACACCATGTCCTGCTCGCTGGGCTGCGGCGGCTTGCTCTTGATGGCCAACTTGTTGAGATGGACCTTCATGTGATTCTTGAGGAACCAAGGTTCTTTAAAGCGGCGCCCACATATTTGGCAGCAGTGCTCAAAGGAGTCCTTATGCTTGCGCATGTGACCCTTGAGGAACCAGGCCTGGCTGAACACCTGGCTGCACACGTCGCAGCGGAATTCTGTGGCCACCTGTGTGCCGCCCGCTCCACCAGCACCCTGACCCTGCGTGGTCTCTGCAGTTATGTGGGCCTTCTCCACGTGACTGATCAGATCTTCTTCATGGGAGGCGGCAAACTCGCACAGCGTACATTTGTACGGCTTGTGGAGGATGCGGATGTGGCGGTCCAGCTCCTCGCGTTTCTTGAACTTCCCTTTGCAGAACGTGCAGCGGAACCCTGTGGCCGGGTTAAGGGACTGCTCGTCCTGGGCGGCGGTCGGCTTGGGGGAAGACGACGGCTGGGCTACGGTTTCTGGAGTGATGAGGCCCGATGGCGGCGGGAGGCCACAGGCCGAGCCCAGCGGCGGCTGGAGGGTGTTGGCGCTGCTGTTGTTGAGACTCAGGTGTGGGGTCTGGGGGTTTTGGAGGAGGCTGGCGCTCCCTCTCATCTGCTTGTCCCTCAGGATGGCTCGCTCTTCCAGCTCATGGAGCAGCCTGTTCTCTTCACGGACCCGGCCACGACCTTTACCCAGGTTGCCCAGCTTGTGGGTGCGTAGGTGAATCTTTAAGTTGCCCTTCTGAGCCGCCCGGTGGTCGCAGTAGGGACACTTGAAGGGCTTCTCGCCCGTGTGCGTGCGCATGTGCAGTGACAGGATGCTGTTGAAGCGGAAGCGTTTGCCGCATAGTGGGCAGGGGTACTTCCTGTTCTTGCGGGCGTCATCTTCAATATCATTCATCTGCGACATGATGCCCAGGTTCTGGCCATTGAGGAACTGCTGCAGGTCCACACGCCCGTTCAAGCCGCTCAACGCTCCGGCGTCCATGTCGCGGTTGAGCTGATTGGCTAAGAGCGCCATCTGACTGCTGATTGGCTGACTGGCGAGGGCGGCGTGGTGGCTCTTCTCGTCCAACGGTGTGGCCGCCTTTTCCTCGGGAATCTGCTGCGGGCGGTGTAGGTCGGGGAAGGCGTGGCCCAACTGGGCGGTGAGCTGGTGAAGCTTCTGACTGATTGGGTAGCGGCCGTTCAGCACCGCGCTGCTCAGGTGGGCTTCGGTGTCAGGCACCGCTGACGACATACCAAGGCACAAACTCGAGTCCTCCATCCTGCCGCacacacaagaagaagaagaaggtgctAAAGTACGGAGGAAACATTCTGAACAGGTGAATAAATGACAAAAAACCTTCAATGGTAATGCGGGGGTCTTCAATGTTTTCAAAAACTGTTGACGACCTTTCTCAACAAGGAGACTCTCTTGTGCTCGCTAGCTGACGGTACTTTATATCAAACTCTAAGCTAataaataaatgacgtgcattcaaatacaaatattttaaacaaTTTATCAGTATGAGATTCTaacaataaaattacatttgtgtcaaaattatCGGGTCTTTTTTTAAGTTAACTTGAACTACACGAGCCTGTGATTAAAAGTGATTAACCCAAATTCAAAGTGCGCTCAAAATATAGCTTAAccaatttagtcatattttttggagTTTGACACCTGATATAGACTCAAAAATGgatgaaaaaaatattacattattattaaagcTATTTTGTGCTGAAATAATTTCTAACTTAAGTAGTAATaaataagtgcaaatgaaaatacagcttcaccaatttagtcatatttttttgcgcttaagaaatttctctGACTTTAGAGccacacttcttctgtttgatattgttattactgccaccagtggtggaaaaaaatattaaaagttgtcgtagttgtatttttaagttatcgtgccatgatttaaCCTGttcggcccacgtgggaatagactttcctccatgtggcccctgagctgaaatgagtttgacacccctgatattgaCTCAAAaacgaatgaaaaaaaaaaatacaaaaatgttcaacaatgttgtgctaaaatacatAATTTCtaagtttcttaaataaactgtcaataacatttaagtgcaaatggaaatatagcttcaccaatttagtcatatttttttgcgcttaagaaacttctctatgactttagagcCACACTTATTctatttgatgttgtcattactgccaccagaGGTGGAAAAATTATTaaaagttgtcgtagttgtatttttaagttatcatgccatgattttacctgtTCGGCCCACGTGGGATTAGATTTTCCTCCCtgtggcccctgagccaaaattagtttgacacccctgatattgactaaaaaacgaatgaaaaaaaaattacaaaaatgttcaactatgttgtgctaaaatacatAATTTCTAAgtgtcttaaataaactgtcaataaaattttagTGCAAATGGAAATATagcttcaccaatttagtcatatttttttgcgcttaagaaacttctctatgactttagcgccacacttcttctgttttatattgtcattactgccaccagtGGTGGAAAAATTATTAAAAGTCatcatagttgtatttttaagttatcatgccatgatttaacCTGTTTGGCCCACATGGGAATAGACTttactccatgtggcccctgagctaaaattagtttgacacccctgatattgactaaaaaacgaaagaaaaaaaaattacaaaaatgttcaactatgttgtgctaaaatacatAATTTCTAAgtgtcttaaat
This is a stretch of genomic DNA from Nerophis lumbriciformis linkage group LG06, RoL_Nlum_v2.1, whole genome shotgun sequence. It encodes these proteins:
- the znf536 gene encoding zinc finger protein 536, whose protein sequence is MEDSSLCLGMSSAVPDTEAHLSSAVLNGRYPISQKLHQLTAQLGHAFPDLHRPQQIPEEKAATPLDEKSHHAALASQPISSQMALLANQLNRDMDAGALSGLNGRVDLQQFLNGQNLGIMSQMNDIEDDARKNRKYPCPLCGKRFRFNSILSLHMRTHTGEKPFKCPYCDHRAAQKGNLKIHLRTHKLGNLGKGRGRVREENRLLHELEERAILRDKQMRGSASLLQNPQTPHLSLNNSSANTLQPPLGSACGLPPPSGLITPETVAQPSSSPKPTAAQDEQSLNPATGFRCTFCKGKFKKREELDRHIRILHKPYKCTLCEFAASHEEDLISHVEKAHITAETTQGQGAGGAGGTQVATEFRCDVCSQVFSQAWFLKGHMRKHKDSFEHCCQICGRRFKEPWFLKNHMKVHLNKLAIKSKPPQPSEQDMVSINSMSSLAQEAHASLYSRYISCLQGGFLSPDKQGLSEQHQMLAKAGIAMKEKEMLGKLLGPMAAGIGHGLGENEKRSLLGCLNLVPPLKSSCMERLQAAAKVAEMDSLNSYQAWQIMARGMAMDRAFMPKEPQQHTTPGQENDMNGAMASYSKEKQDYALMASTDGSKKQFSEALQGSKAASAAMISMKDDARGFDLMPHHIGSDTPTLGNPNMDYGLSNLKDKPSECPDCGRVFRTYHQMVVHSRVHGKDRRNTEEALQQQSVDERRGSASDPESQSISRSTTPGSSNVTEESGAGGGHSQTGSVQDDSPHPSSPSSDVGEEAAKAAASVPPSVSQHRERTAGSASKDCPYCGKSFRTSHHLKVHLRIHTGEKPYRCPHCDYAGTQSASLKYHLERHHRERQNGAAAPGHAPSSDHKDDHGKAAGGGVFARPDVLRNVFKGMPPNLDFRVGPLLPHQWAAAGVMSANERGDRHFDSISDNMKAADGHASLVAASTDSPASFSDISRAYQSMMGNGVHFQGSLQAFMDNFVLSSMKKDMKDSPSPVQVQAQSYHDNGEPRAKRAALADQDRDDKPEAKRNPEPGKPGSQFEPLDLSVSVRPESASGSLPGSSVTIHDNVAWHSCLFCSFCTASLELMALHLQANHLGQAQAHLPDTGKDEASPTIKSFVQDKDVDAERNQGGWNNHIDQPYNPFQSDFYRRFGGLYDGSPRATQGLQSYMAVAEQGLDLPGKAFRGSSLTGDGEKSSCGDPDEDQAGSDEELLKSGGHIASETPSATPKRGQHPSDEEQDERGVAEEDEERDDDEQMDMDQEEDGNTALDHVQNHQDVFVASSSASLLPPNQKQVLSLENQWKQGLNLMPPGGAPGLLKADQHSHLEQQMNMLSVLRAYGGDNLPAFNGLGGGGGGGPPSVKRPDAPVHLWVTEEDQPVTHDPNHLDGDFSNHDVGQAAGHED